The following coding sequences lie in one Colias croceus chromosome 1, ilColCroc2.1 genomic window:
- the LOC123694796 gene encoding deoxynucleoside kinase, with translation MIGYKIIRNFIKVSKYRFIMTAADCKPFTVLVEGNIGSGKTTFLEHFRHFEDITLLTEPVEEWRNVQGWNLLDLMYKDPAKWAMTFQAYVSLTMLEMHRRPTRTPVKLMERSLFSAKYCFVEQMKRLGTLHPAQFAVLDEWFNFINREMPVNADLIVYLKSSPSVVYERIKKRARSEEQCVPLDYIEQLHTLHEDWLINRTHAECPAPVLVLDADLDISQITEEYKKSEHQILRKAVDVVMQSPNKLSPKKPITGSAIKIVPQIRL, from the exons ATGATTGGGTACAAAATAATAAGGAATTTCATTAAAG TTTCCAAATATCGTTTTATAATGACTGCCGCTGACTGCAAACCATTTACTGTTCTCGTTGAGGGAAACATTGGCAGTGGTAAAACAACATTCCTCGAGCATTTCCGTCATTTTGAAGATATCACTTTGCTAACAGAACCAGTTGAAGAATGGCGAAACGTGCAGGGATGGAATCTATTG GATTTGATGTACAAAGACCCTGCCAAGTGGGCAATGACCTTCCAAGCTTACGTGTCCTTAACTATGTTGGAGATGCACCGTAGACCGACCCGTACTCCTGTGAAGTTAATGGAACGATCTTTGTTTAGTGCTAAGTATTGTTTCGTGGAGCAAATGAAGAGGTTAGGAACATTGCATCCCGCGCAGTTTGCTGTACTGGACGAGTGGTTTAACTTCATTAATCGCGAGATGCCAGTCAATGCAGACCTTATAG ttTACCTAAAATCTTCACCATCTGTAGTTTATGAAAGGATAAAGAAGAGGGCTCGTTCAGAAGAACAGTGTGTGCCACTGGATTATATTGAACAGTTGCACACATTACATGAAGACTGGCTTATCAATAGAACTCACGCTGAGTGTCCTGCACCA GTGTTGGTCCTTGATGCAGATCTGGATATATCTCAAATAACTGAAGAATACAAGAAAAGCGAACACCAAATACTTAGAAAGGCTGTGGATGTGGTCATGCAATCACCAAACAAACTGAGCCCAAAAAAACCTATTACGGGTTCTGCTATAAAGATAGTTCCACAAATAAGACTTTAA